The following coding sequences are from one Sesamum indicum cultivar Zhongzhi No. 13 linkage group LG11, S_indicum_v1.0, whole genome shotgun sequence window:
- the LOC105173540 gene encoding E3 ubiquitin-protein ligase ATL42, whose protein sequence is MITSFLLLQFIIIFLIDVKAQNPSESTEVMPPQDDSISNNFQPSLAVVIGMLSIMFALTFILLLYAKFCHRASSSGYNTTSHQIQDGLLRSRSAASGLDKTVVESLPFFRFSSLKGSRDGLECSVCLAKYEDVEILRLLPKCRHAFHIGCIDQWLEKHSTCPLCRRKLSADDLTCSTSLRFLWSQAEAREESNLELYVQREESRYGSSRFSIGSSFRKADRGSNKEEELPIQQGMDSDDENHKQPPLHRFNHKINVMSDVVLKHRWSNVSSSDLMFLNSEMLNDVSSARFSCLDEEIREDDGIMNVKQEMGRKRELESKVREIRQADQAHNSFPFPTSSDSKQLPNPGFGSKALNPSEKRSMSEIIVHPRFSTELVRSEASCVDVREERKRRLWLPIARKTVQWFANREGRAPQSQESNLQNLNV, encoded by the coding sequence ATGATCACATCATTTCTTCTCCTCcaattcatcatcatcttcttgaTTGATGTTAAGGCACAAAATCCTTCGGAAAGCACAGAAGTGATGCCTCCACAGGATGATTCAATCAGCAACAATTTCCAGCCTAGTTTAGCTGTTGTGATTGGCATGTTATCAATCATGTTTGCTCTCACCTTCATCCTACTTCTCTATGCCAAATTCTGCCACCGGGCGTCGTCGTCCGGCTACAATACTACCAGCCACCAAATTCAAGACGGGCTGCTCCGGTCCCGGTCCGCTGCCTCTGGGCTCGATAAGACGGTGGTTGAGTCCCTCCCCTTCTTCCGGTTCTCGTCTCTCAAAGGGTCAAGGGACGGCCTGGAATGCTCCGTCTGTCTTGCCAAGTATGAAGACGTTGAGATTCTGAGGCTGCTGCCCAAGTGCAGGCACGCTTTCCACATTGGTTGCATTGACCAGTGGCTAGAGAAGCACTCGACGTGCCCGCTCTGCAGACGGAAGCTGAGCGCGGACGATCTGACGTGCTCGACGAGCTTGAGGTTTCTATGGAGCCAAGCGGAGGCAAGAGAGGAATCGAATCTAGAGCTGTACGTTCAACGAGAGGAGAGTCGTTACGGGTCCTCCAGATTCAGCATTGGCAGTAGCTTTAGGAAAGCTGACAGGGGGTCGAACAAAGAGGAGGAATTGCCTATACAACAAGGCATGGATTCCGACGATGAGAATCACAAGCAGCCGCCTCTCCACCGATTCAACCACAAGATCAACGTCATGTCCGACGTCGTCCTCAAGCATCGCTGGAGCAACGTCAGCTCCTCCGACCTCATGTTTCTCAACTCAGAGATGCTCAACGACGTTTCCAGCGCAAGATTCTCGTGTCTGGATGAGGAAATAAGAGAGGATGATGGGATCATGAATGTCAAACAGGAGATGGGGAGAAAAAGGGAGTTGGAGAGCAAGGTGAGGGAAATCAGGCAAGCCGATCAGGCCCACAATTCCTTCCCATTCCCCACAAGCTCGGATTCCAAACAGTTGCCAAATCCAGGGTTTGGATCGAAAGCCCTGAATCCCAGTGAGAAGAGATCCATGTCTGAGATAATAGTTCATCCAAGATTCAGCACGGAGTTGGTGAGGAGTGAAGCTTCATGTGTAGATGTGAGGgaggagagaaagagaaggcTATGGCTGCCGATTGCAAGGAAAACAGTACAGTGGTTTGCGAATAGAGAAGGAAGAGCTCCACAATCTCAAGAATCAAATCTGCAGAATCTAAATGTATAG